In the genome of Metabacillus litoralis, the window TAAAAGTGAGCTAACGCTTTACACAATTTTACAAAAGGGGGAACAAACATGAAAAAAATGCGTAATAGCTTGTTGTTTGTCATGATGCTTGCTTTTATGATGGTAATCGCTGCATGTGGCGGTGGAGCTGAATCAGAAAGCTCGAGTGAAGAAAATGAAGAAACAACAGAAAACACCTCAGAAGAAAAACAAGATTTAAGCTTACTTACTGGCGGAACGGGTGGTACATATTATCCGCTAGGCGGGCAAATTGGTAAGATCATTACAGACAATACAAACGCAAACATCACACCTCAAACTTCAGGTGCATCTGCTGAAAACATGGAAACATTAAGAGCTGGTGAGGCTGAACTAGCATTTACACAAACAGATATCGCGGCATACGCACTTGAAGGAAAAGAAATGTTTGATGGAAATGCAATTGATACTATTCAAGCAATTGGATCACTGTATCCAGAAACAATTCAACTAGTCACAACGAAAGATAGCGGAATCCAATCAGTGGAAGACCTTAAGGGGAAAGCTGTTTCCGTTGGTGCTCCTGGATCAGGTGCTTATATTAACGCCATGCAAGTTTTAGAGGTTCATGGATTAACAACTGAAGATATTAAACCACAAAATCTATCATTTGATGAGTCAACAGACGGTATCCAAGCAGGAACAATCGATGCTGCGTTTATTACTGCTGGAACACCAACTGGAGCAGTTGAAGCCCTATCAGCTCAAGAAGACATTGTAATAGTTCCAATTGCAGACGATAAAGTTCAAGAGCTAATGGATCAATATCCATACTACTCAAAGGATACAATTTCAGCTGGAACATATAAGATTGCAGAAGATGTAAACACTGTAGCAGTAAAAGCGATGCTTGTCGTAACAAAAGATCTAGACGAAGAATTAGTCTATGAAATGACAAAAGCATTATTTGAAAATACAGATTCAATCACACATGCAAAAGGTGAGTTCATTACACCGGAATCTGCACTTGAAGGTGTGGGAAATTTAGAATTCCACCCAGGTGCAGCTAAGTATTTTGAAGAAAAGGGCCTTCAATAAGAAAAGCTTAGTAGGGAAATAAGATAAGAATGATGTCTAAATGGGGCAAGAATGTAGGGAATATTGCCCCATTTGACAGCATTCAAATATTTTCTGGGAAATAAGTCGAATAGTGAAGTGGTACAAGATGTATTGACTTAGATACTTCTTCAGAATATAATAGAATATGTAGCTTTAAGAGCTATTATACAACTATATAACGATCCGATAGTTCAGTGGGAGAACACTACCTTGACAGGGTAGGGGTCGGGGGTTCGAATCCCTCTCGGATCATCGAAGATAGAAAACGCTAGATGCAGTAATGACACTGTTTCTAGCGTTTTTTTATTTTAATTAATAAACTATAACTTGAGAAGTATAGAGTTTTGGGCACATAATGGTCACTTCATTAACATTGTTCTCAATCGTGAAGAGAGTTAAGGTTTATTCAAAATATAGGCTAAAGCTATCAAGTTTATTTAAACTAGAAGATCATAACAGAACATCAAGAGATTGAAAATAATGAGAAGTCTTATTGTTGATGTTATACAAAATATTGGATATTATTAAATCCTAATATTGATATATGAGGTGGAACAACGTGGATATCGAAAAAATGAGAACAAAATTATTACACGAAGTCAAACAAGAGATGAAAAAACTAGCAAGTAATAGAGGACTTTCAGGTTTTAAGAGTATGGAAAATGACGAACTTGAAGAGTTATTAGAGTCAAATGTAGAGGGCTTCACTTTAGAGGATGATCAATCTTCAGCATCAATTACTATTACATGGAAGCATAAAGGAAAGGCAACAGGAATTACACGTACAATTGACTTTATAGATAATGTAATTTTAAGAGATACCTTTTAATTAATAAGAGAATTACCTTAATAATTTTAATTCTTTATGACTAAATTAATCTTTGCTACCGCGCTTCGCTTGCTGGACTCTATAAAATAATCTAGAACTACGTTCTAGATTATTTTATAGAGTGATTATGCATTATTTGTATTTACTTAAAAATGTCTTGTACTCAGGATGAATGCTGTTATTTTTGTAAACATCCATAAATAAGTTTATAACATCAAAATTTGATTGTTTGGAGAAATCATGCATATAATTAATATCTTTTATATACTGTCCTACAAATTCTAATAATAGTAAAGCAATCTTTTCTGTAATAGCTGGATCATCAGTAATTTTTTCAATGTATCCTGATGAAAGGTCATTAAGTACTGTCTTTAAAACCTTAAGGTTTGACTCCCAACAGTCATTTTCTTGTTCGTGATCTTGAATTATTAACCTTAAATCGTCTTCTTGTATAACATTAATTTTTAAATTTTTATCTAATAGCTCTTCTAAAATATTACTCACTTAATATCATCCTTTTCTTTTTAAAATAATAATTCATTAATTTTGTTTGCAGTCTCACTTTGCATTGTTGGTAAAACATGACTATATGTGTCTAATGTAATTCTAATGTTTGAATGTCCTAATCTTTCAGCAACTACTTTTGGATTAATTCCTTGCTTTAAAAGAATTGTAGCATGGGTATGTCTAATATCATGAAACCTTATTTTTGTTATATTTGCATACTCAATGTAATTATAAAAAGTTCTCATTAAATTTCTTGGAATACAAGGAGTCCCAATATTAGTACATACAACTAAGTCATTATCTTGATAGAGAATACTAGAGTTTTCTCGCTCTGATTCTATAAGCATTTTATGGGATTTTAGGCTATTAATTGTTTCTATTGGTAGTGATATGTTTCTAACTCCAGACTTTGTTTTTGCACC includes:
- a CDS encoding TAXI family TRAP transporter solute-binding subunit, whose translation is MKKMRNSLLFVMMLAFMMVIAACGGGAESESSSEENEETTENTSEEKQDLSLLTGGTGGTYYPLGGQIGKIITDNTNANITPQTSGASAENMETLRAGEAELAFTQTDIAAYALEGKEMFDGNAIDTIQAIGSLYPETIQLVTTKDSGIQSVEDLKGKAVSVGAPGSGAYINAMQVLEVHGLTTEDIKPQNLSFDESTDGIQAGTIDAAFITAGTPTGAVEALSAQEDIVIVPIADDKVQELMDQYPYYSKDTISAGTYKIAEDVNTVAVKAMLVVTKDLDEELVYEMTKALFENTDSITHAKGEFITPESALEGVGNLEFHPGAAKYFEEKGLQ